The Candidatus Schekmanbacteria bacterium DNA window GTCAATGCTATCCCCTTCCTTTACCTTTCTAATCCTGTCCTCAGGAACATTGTAATAAAGCTTCGCCATTCCGGCGCCTTTCTCGGATGTGATGAGGACAGCCTTTTTGCTCATTTCTAAAATGGCTGGAATCGAGCCTGCATGATCTGGCTCGGCATGGTTCATTACGAGATAGTCGATATCAGAAGGGTCTGCCACCTGTTTGATTTTTTCAATCATCTCCTCCCCGAAAACAGGTTTTACAGTGTCAATCAGAGCAGTCTTCTGTTTGCCTTTCACAAGGTATGAATTGTAAGATGTGCCATAGGGAAGTGATATGAGGGCATCAAAAATCTTAAGATCCCAATCTTTTACTCCTACACCGTAAATACCTTCTCCCATCTCTAGTGCGGTCTGATCTTTCATTTTTCATCTCCTCTTCATCAGGATAAAATCAAGAATAAAAAATAATTAACTATGCTATTGATTGAATATTAGGGATTTTAAAAAAATTCAAGGTGATAATAAACAGAATAGCTCTAAAGAACAAGCTGCTCCTCTTTAGTTTATGCAATACACTATTCAACCTGAATAACCGACGCAGGGCAATTGTCGGCGGCTATCTGGACTTTTTCTTCAAGCTCCTTTGGAGCCTCTCCTTCGGCCGGGTTGTTCCCTATCCTGTATTTTGCTACGATCTGGCTTCTCCCCTCGTCTTCCCCTTCTTCAAAGAATTCCGGACAGCTTCCATAGCACATGCCGCAGCTTATGCAGTTCTCACGGTCTATAGTTACTTTTGACATATTGAACTCCTCATTATTTACAGCGAAGAAGTTATTTTTCTTTGAAATGGTTGTGTGCTTCGTATATAAACATTGGTTCAATCCATATACTTAACAAATGTTCTTGTTTGCTCCTCCCACTGAGGAATTTTTGAACGCTCGATTAACATTGGAACTTCACTCAATTTGTCTGGATAACGAAGGAAGAACCATTTTTTAAATTTATCCAGTGCCTCGTGATACTCCAGAGGCGTAAATGTTTTTGATGCACCCAGTGTGATGTCATTAGTATCATTTAAAAAGTGCTTTGGTATTTTATGTATACCCGAATTCATAATGGGTTCATTTACCACCTCATCTTCATTTGCAGTGATTTCTTTTAATTCTGATTTTGCATGTGCAATGGTATTGCGCACCCTAATAAGAGAAATCAGTCTCTGATATACGAAATGTTCTTTGTTAATCACGAATTTACCGTTTGTTAATACTGGAACGAGAACTTTAAGTTTATTCGGCAGCGACAATGACATCATTGCATAAGAAAAATCATTGCCATATTGTTTCTCTGTGTCATGGAATGAATCGTTAAGTTTTGATTCAAGATATGCAGCACAGGTCAGGATATAAGGGATTACCAAGAAGTCTGGATTCTTAGTATCAAGATAGTGCTTTTTAAATTTTTCTAACGCACGCCACAATTGTGAGCTTTTAATGGCACGGAACGCATATTTATAACGCTTATCTTTATCAGTCATTCTCTAATTACCCAATTAGCCACAAAAATTTAGATTGAATCCTCATAAGATGCTAAACACAATTTCTTGCCATATATGATAGTCATGTGAAAAAAGATCTGTTACGCTTTTTATTGCCTTAAGCTGGTAATCGAGCACGGAATCCAATTTTAGTTTCATTCTTTATTGTCTCCCTACTACTTGATCTTCTTACGGTGTTTAGAAGGTGGTAGAAAGTTTTCTCCTGTAACAACTCTTTTCCCTGTTTTTTCTTCCAGTTCAAATCTGGCATTCTTTGCAATCTTTCCGCCCTTTTTGCCTGCCCGGGCATTCTCAATCACACCGGTGGATTGTACGCTTTCAGCAATCTGTCTTGTGGAAAGTTCAGCAAGAGCAGTAAAAATAAGTTCAGCTTCAGTCATATGATCTCTAAGATTCTGCGTTTTAAGTCCTTTTATATCTTTATGTTTCTTCACAGATACGCCTGCCCATTCCTGATGAATAATATTGGTAAGAAACGCATATTCCTCTTCCTTGGTGACTTCATGTTCTTTCCAATAGTCGGTTAACTTATTGCGAGTTTCCTGTCCCATCATCCGTTGTTGAATCCACTTTTCACTTCTGCCGTGTTGTTGCCAGTATTCACGGGCGCGGTCAAGAGAACGGGCAGGATCGCTCATATCCTGAAGCCTTTCATATCCGACTTTTGCCAGCCAGAGTTTGATCGGCTCTGCCTTGGGGCTGGGAACGGACTGGATAAGACGAAGAAGCGTTTCAGGATCAGCAACATCAGTAAGATATTTTTTACCATCGGCAGCGGGTAATTTCAGTTGGTGACAGTTTGTCACCGACTCACTACCCTCTTTTTTAAGCCGTTCCTTAAGTTTATTCCAATATTTCCGGGCAGTCTGATGATTCGATTGTTGAATCAGTGCCGCTATTATATCAATGACCGAAAAATACCAGGTCTCTGTCGTTTCATCATAATGACGGCGAATATTATAGTTTTCAAATACAGCTAATGTGTTATCTGTCATGTTTCTTCATTCGTTTCGCATTCTTAGGGTGAGTCAATACAATTCAGCGCAGAATATTGCCAATTTGACTAACAAGTCAAGCGCGATTTAT harbors:
- a CDS encoding ferredoxin, translated to MSKVTIDRENCISCGMCYGSCPEFFEEGEDEGRSQIVAKYRIGNNPAEGEAPKELEEKVQIAADNCPASVIQVE